DNA from Balneolaceae bacterium:
GAAGCATTACGAAAAGGTGGAGCAGGCCCTCCACGAAACCCTGCAGACGGCCAAGGACTCGGCCGATCACAAAATGGAGAATGCGCGCAGAGAGGCTCGCAACACCCTTGAGAAGGCGGAGATGGAGGCCGACGCCATTGTGAATGAGGCCACCCGCACGCGTCGGGAGGTCCGCCATGACATCCTCCGCCTGCTGGACCGCCGCCGGGAAATCATCGGCGGCATCCGTTCCTACCTGGAGCTGGCGCGGGAGTCCCTGGATCATTTCGACCGCGATGAGGCCGGGCTCTTTGAAACGCCCCGCGTCGGCGGGAAGGAACAGGATGAGTCCGAGGAAACCAGCGGGGAAGGTTCGACCCGGGGAGACAACGGCAGCACACGGGAAGTCCCCGATGAAGATAGAGGCTCCGATAGTGACGGCGAAGGACAGGACGCCGGTACCGGGGAGCTGGACGACATTATTGACGAGCTGGATTAGACTGTAAGCCCCCTTCCCCTTATCTTTGGCTTTCACCGGCGAGGAAAGCCGCCATCCCAATTGAACCTCCTTTCCCCAAGCCCATGCCCCGAGAAACGGTAGAAGACTTCCGCCGCAAGCGCGACGAAGCCCTCGAATACATCCGGCAGCAGACCAAAATGCGCCCCGACTACATGCTCATACTGGGTACAGGACTGGGTCAGCTGGCCGACGAGATGGAGGTCGCCATGAGTGTCACCTACGACGACATCCCGCATTTCCCCGTCTCTACCGTCGAAAGTCACGCCGGACGCCTGATTTTCGGCAAACTGGGCGGCAAGGAGATCGTCGCCATGCAGGGACGCTTCCACTACTACGAGGGCTACACCATGCAGCAGATCGCCTTCCCCGTACGGGTGTTGAAATCGCTGGGTTGCGGCACCCTCATGGTCAGCAATGCCTGCGGCGGCATGAATCCCAATTACCGGCGCGGGGACATCATGCTGATCAACGACCACATCAACTTGCTGGGCGACAATCCCCTCATCGGTCCCAACGACGACGAGCTGGGTCCCCGCTTCCCCGACATGAGCCGCCCCTACACCGAGCGGCTGCGGGAAATCGCCGAAAACGTAGCCCTGGAGAAAGGCATTCGCATGCACGAAGGCGTTTACGTGGCGCTCAGCGGTCCTATGCTCGAAACCCGTGCGGAGTACCGTTTCCTGCGTCAGATCGGGGCCGACGTGGTGGGCATGAGCACCGTGCCCGAGGTGATTGCTGCCGTCCACATGAATATGGAGGTACTGGGCATGTCGGTCATCACCGACGAGTGCTTCCCCGACGCCCTGGAGCCGGTGGATATCGAGGACGTGCTGGAGGCCGCCGGCATGGCCGAGCCCAAGATGACGCAGGTCATCATCGGCGTGCTTGAAAAACTTTGATAGTCGACCTCCCCATCGTTATCATGGTGGCGGATTGAGAACCCCAACCCGAAACGGGACCGCTATGAATCGATTCAAGAACCTTTCCCTCTTCCTCCTGGCTGCCCTGGTTGCCACGGCCTGCATGCAAAACGGCAGCGACGCCAGCTACGACGAGCTTACGGGCGACGCCACGCCCAAAGAGTGGGCCATCGTGCTGCACGGCGGTGCCGGCACCATTCCCCAGGACCTGCCCGACTCGGTGGTGCAGGGTTACCGCGCCTCCCTGGACTCCGCCCTCACCATCGGCGAGGAGATCCTGGCCGGCGGAGGCACCTCACAGGACGCCGTCGAGCGAGTGATCAACTACCTGGAGGACAACCCCCGTTTCAACGCAGGAAAGGGAGCGGTGTTCACCCACGAA
Protein-coding regions in this window:
- a CDS encoding DivIVA domain-containing protein, which codes for MKLTALEIKQQKFEKGLRGYDTDEVQAFLGLVSNEWENLVARNRELDRKVEKLEEKLKHYEKVEQALHETLQTAKDSADHKMENARREARNTLEKAEMEADAIVNEATRTRREVRHDILRLLDRRREIIGGIRSYLELARESLDHFDRDEAGLFETPRVGGKEQDESEETSGEGSTRGDNGSTREVPDEDRGSDSDGEGQDAGTGELDDIIDELD
- a CDS encoding purine-nucleoside phosphorylase; translation: MPRETVEDFRRKRDEALEYIRQQTKMRPDYMLILGTGLGQLADEMEVAMSVTYDDIPHFPVSTVESHAGRLIFGKLGGKEIVAMQGRFHYYEGYTMQQIAFPVRVLKSLGCGTLMVSNACGGMNPNYRRGDIMLINDHINLLGDNPLIGPNDDELGPRFPDMSRPYTERLREIAENVALEKGIRMHEGVYVALSGPMLETRAEYRFLRQIGADVVGMSTVPEVIAAVHMNMEVLGMSVITDECFPDALEPVDIEDVLEAAGMAEPKMTQVIIGVLEKL